In Rhodomicrobium lacus, the following proteins share a genomic window:
- a CDS encoding 2OG-Fe(II) oxygenase has protein sequence MTYPLLPEPSEVAEHFALALSRPDIIEEPYRRWRVLDCLPEAMCTGILTLPIAPPVVTIDTKGARDTFNNQRIFFTPKMRELFPAMSVLSDAMQSRLVARQFAETCHVNVEGAYLRMEYIQDLDGMWLEPHRDIKEKLFSMVIYLCTGPFAKDWGTDIYDHDKQWCGRGTAEFNSAVIFISGPHSWHGFEPRPIYGVRRLMEINYVSPTWRDRDQLAFPDQPITLG, from the coding sequence ATGACCTATCCCCTCCTTCCAGAACCGTCCGAGGTGGCGGAGCATTTTGCCCTCGCGCTTTCGCGGCCCGACATAATCGAAGAACCCTATCGCCGCTGGCGCGTCCTCGATTGTCTGCCGGAAGCCATGTGCACGGGGATACTCACGCTTCCGATCGCGCCACCGGTCGTCACCATCGACACCAAGGGCGCACGCGACACCTTCAACAATCAGCGCATCTTCTTCACGCCGAAGATGCGCGAACTTTTCCCCGCCATGTCGGTGCTGAGCGACGCGATGCAGTCTCGCCTCGTCGCGCGCCAGTTCGCGGAGACCTGCCACGTGAACGTCGAAGGCGCTTATCTGCGTATGGAATACATCCAGGATCTCGACGGCATGTGGCTGGAGCCGCACCGCGATATCAAGGAAAAGCTGTTCTCGATGGTGATCTACCTTTGCACCGGTCCCTTCGCGAAGGATTGGGGCACGGATATCTACGATCACGACAAGCAGTGGTGCGGGCGCGGGACGGCGGAATTCAACTCGGCGGTCATTTTCATTTCTGGCCCGCATAGCTGGCACGGTTTCGAACCGCGCCCGATCTACGGCGTCCGCCGTCTGATGGAAATCAACTATGTCAGCCCGACATGGCGCGACAGGGATCAACTCGCCTTTCCGGACCAGCCGATCACGCTCGGGTAA
- a CDS encoding class I SAM-dependent methyltransferase: protein MSNRLEGVAHLAGQTLRTVSYAALYRYTTRRSLALGADVDKVQLTRPAPGLFPLVQDVLKLQAKDAKAVANGLYPIPLEESGSFAERIEAVRRMLDDLPKSAERRAEKRFDEAAALPEAEGLPGYYTQNFHYQSGGWLTDDSARLYDIQVETLFMGAAGAMRRQAIPPIAEFVKGRDQRQLRLVDVACGSGRFLGQLAQAFPALPMTGTDLSQAYLDEAARFLSDRRNIVFRQANAETLPFETASFDIATCIYLFHELPRDVRRRVTGEIARILKPGGLFVFVDSIQWGDVDGYDGLLEAFPQRFHEPYFLDYCADDLTGAGGVFADAGFEIWDAFPAFLSKVVVCKKKSAS from the coding sequence ATGTCAAATCGGCTTGAAGGGGTCGCGCATCTTGCGGGGCAGACGCTTCGGACGGTGAGCTATGCCGCGCTCTACCGGTACACGACGCGGCGTTCGCTTGCGCTGGGCGCGGACGTCGACAAGGTGCAGCTTACGAGACCGGCGCCTGGCCTTTTTCCGCTGGTGCAGGACGTGCTGAAGCTTCAGGCCAAGGACGCCAAGGCGGTCGCGAACGGGCTTTATCCCATCCCGCTGGAAGAAAGCGGCTCGTTCGCCGAGCGGATCGAGGCGGTGCGCCGCATGCTCGACGATTTGCCGAAATCGGCGGAGCGGCGCGCGGAGAAGCGGTTCGACGAGGCGGCGGCGCTGCCGGAGGCAGAGGGGCTGCCCGGTTATTACACGCAAAACTTCCATTACCAGTCCGGGGGCTGGCTCACGGACGATTCTGCGAGGCTCTACGACATTCAGGTGGAGACGCTGTTCATGGGGGCAGCGGGCGCGATGCGTCGGCAGGCTATTCCTCCCATCGCCGAGTTCGTGAAGGGCCGCGACCAGCGGCAGCTTCGACTCGTGGATGTCGCTTGTGGAAGCGGCCGCTTTCTTGGGCAGCTCGCGCAGGCGTTTCCCGCGCTGCCGATGACCGGCACCGACCTGAGTCAGGCCTATCTCGATGAGGCCGCGCGCTTCCTCAGCGATAGACGAAATATCGTATTCCGTCAGGCGAACGCGGAAACCCTGCCATTCGAGACCGCCAGTTTCGACATCGCAACGTGCATCTACCTCTTTCATGAATTGCCGCGTGACGTACGCCGCCGCGTGACGGGGGAGATCGCCCGCATCCTGAAGCCCGGAGGCCTGTTCGTGTTCGTCGACTCGATCCAGTGGGGGGATGTGGACGGCTATGACGGCCTGCTGGAAGCCTTCCCGCAGCGCTTCCACGAACCCTACTTCCTCGACTATTGCGCCGACGATCTCACCGGCGCCGGCGGAGTATTCGCCGATGCGGGTTTCGAGATTTGGGACGCCTTCCCGGCCTTTTTGTCGAAGGTTGTCGTCTGCAAGAAGAAGAGCGCAAGCTGA
- a CDS encoding HepT-like ribonuclease domain-containing protein, with protein sequence MTASSRSKTARNLAQVVENIDAIETYVAGLDEGSFLTDARTRDAVERCLQRLIEALDRIRKRGDEGVIPGLPWAGIQGLGNRLRHEYDAIDGAQIWAIVKEDLPSLKTSALKTLEGL encoded by the coding sequence GTGACCGCGTCGTCGCGTTCTAAGACCGCACGAAACCTCGCTCAGGTCGTCGAGAACATCGACGCCATCGAGACCTATGTCGCAGGTCTCGATGAGGGCAGTTTCCTGACCGATGCAAGGACGCGAGATGCCGTCGAGCGCTGTCTTCAAAGGCTCATCGAGGCCCTCGATCGTATCCGCAAGCGCGGCGATGAAGGCGTTATTCCCGGCTTGCCATGGGCGGGCATTCAGGGCCTCGGCAACCGCCTTCGGCATGAATACGACGCCATAGACGGCGCGCAAATCTGGGCGATCGTAAAGGAGGATTTACCCTCCCTCAAAACGTCAGCGCTGAAAACTCTGGAGGGACTTTGA
- a CDS encoding recombinase family protein: MGALYGYARVSSIDQDLSIQETALKAAGCTVVRAEKASGKSLNGRSELSTIMDFLRPGDTLVVTRIDRLARSLRDLQNLVHDLTVRGAHLKATEQPIDTSTAAGKAFLDMLGVFAEFETNLRRERQMEGITAARERGVYKGRKPDIDADKVRALKSEGLGATEIAKQLGIGRASVYRVVKDNTN, translated from the coding sequence ATGGGCGCACTTTATGGGTATGCACGCGTCTCGAGCATCGACCAGGACCTGAGCATTCAAGAGACGGCCCTGAAGGCGGCCGGATGCACGGTCGTTCGCGCCGAGAAGGCGTCAGGCAAAAGCCTGAACGGCCGCTCTGAACTGTCGACCATCATGGATTTCCTGCGCCCCGGCGACACTCTCGTCGTGACACGCATCGACCGCCTTGCCCGCAGTCTAAGAGATCTTCAAAACCTCGTTCACGACCTGACGGTCAGAGGAGCGCACCTCAAGGCCACCGAACAACCAATCGATACCTCGACGGCGGCCGGCAAGGCATTTCTCGATATGCTGGGCGTGTTTGCCGAGTTCGAGACGAACCTGCGCCGTGAGCGGCAAATGGAAGGGATAACAGCCGCGAGGGAACGGGGCGTCTACAAGGGCCGAAAGCCAGACATCGATGCAGACAAGGTGCGGGCGTTGAAGTCGGAGGGGTTGGGCGCGACCGAGATCGCGAAGCAACTCGGGATCGGTCGTGCAAGTGTCTACAGGGTAGTAAAGGATAACACGAATTGA
- a CDS encoding nucleotidyltransferase family protein translates to MRGLVLKRLRDQEAELRQFGVRSLSVFGSVARGDESDVSDIDLAVTFDPGQTPRGLAYFGLLERLQGRLAETLGRDVDLVPEPTAKPSLQNEIDRDRVVAF, encoded by the coding sequence ATGAGAGGTCTTGTCCTTAAGAGGCTGCGCGATCAGGAGGCCGAACTGCGCCAGTTCGGCGTTAGGAGCCTGTCTGTGTTCGGATCGGTGGCGCGGGGCGATGAGAGTGACGTGTCCGACATCGACCTTGCTGTGACATTCGACCCCGGGCAAACGCCACGCGGCCTTGCCTATTTCGGACTTCTGGAGCGCTTGCAGGGGCGGCTTGCGGAGACTTTGGGGCGCGATGTCGATCTCGTGCCCGAACCTACGGCGAAACCCTCTCTTCAGAACGAGATCGACCGTGACCGCGTCGTCGCATTCTAA
- a CDS encoding class I SAM-dependent DNA methyltransferase, which translates to MNAVEIEQAISALADQPFDPAEFPFAFLQAFGNKETTLKRLRKGETNKSDLGGVLQTNNIHIAVAAPGEVTKTLAALKASPATAKAKAKFVLATDGDTFEAEDLVSGETVACAYADFPNHFGFFLELAGITTVKQIRDNAFDIRATNRLNNLYVELLKINPDWGSADRRHDMNHFMARLIFCFFAEDTDIFNGSGLFTATIEQMCARDGSDTHFVIGEVFRAMNTKMQDRGAANLRPWADVFPYVNGGLFSGSTDVPRFSKIARSYLIHIGHLDWTKINPDIFGSMIQAVAEDEERGALGMHYTSVPNILKVLNPLFLDDLREKLAEAGTNKRKLQNLRNRLARIRVFDPACGSGNFLVIAYKQLREIERRIVVALQGGAATDEALLDTVNFPGEKTVIPLTNFRGIEIRDFPAEIARLALVIAEYQCDVLYRGQKEALQDFLPLDTENWIVRENALRLDWLSICPPTGTGVKFHADDLLHTPLDQSQIDFENEGGETYICGNPPYRGSQWQTNEQKSDLKAIFEGRTTNWKSLDYVAGWFMKAADYGTKTNAVASFVSTNSICQGRQVETLWSLIFETGHEIAFAHTSFKWANLASHSAGVTVVIVGISNHTGRTRLLFSDTGDNGTTVKDVENINAYLVPGPNVIVGPLSRPINGLSDMSFGNMPNDGGHLLLDADEAATAIKNHAVPPKYVRPFIGSQEFVRGIERRCIWVADNEYEAASGNAWLKERFEGVCAQRSGSGRATTNALAVTPYRFGEVRQKGDEAVIAVAAISSENRDYLPCGLLPPGTIISNKCYALYDAPLWNMALIASRLHWVWIGTVCVRLEMRFSYSNTLGWNTFPVPTLTEKNKADLTRCAEDILLAREAHFPATIADLYDPENMPANLREAHERNDEVLERIYIGRRFRNDTERLEKLFEMYTKMTSSLGTAKKRKVGAP; encoded by the coding sequence ATGAACGCTGTCGAGATTGAACAGGCTATTTCCGCGCTCGCCGACCAGCCGTTCGACCCGGCAGAGTTTCCGTTCGCCTTCCTGCAAGCCTTCGGTAACAAGGAAACTACGCTCAAGCGGCTCCGCAAGGGGGAGACGAACAAGTCCGACCTAGGGGGCGTGCTCCAGACAAACAACATTCACATCGCTGTGGCTGCGCCGGGCGAAGTTACGAAGACGCTCGCCGCGCTCAAGGCGAGCCCTGCTACGGCGAAGGCCAAGGCGAAGTTCGTGCTCGCAACAGACGGCGATACCTTCGAAGCGGAGGATTTGGTTTCAGGCGAAACCGTCGCTTGCGCCTATGCCGACTTCCCGAACCATTTCGGCTTCTTCCTCGAACTGGCGGGCATCACCACCGTCAAGCAAATCCGCGACAACGCCTTCGACATCCGCGCCACCAACCGCCTGAACAACCTTTACGTCGAGCTTCTGAAAATCAATCCCGACTGGGGAAGCGCCGATCGCCGCCACGACATGAACCACTTCATGGCGCGGCTCATCTTCTGCTTCTTCGCCGAAGACACCGACATCTTCAACGGCTCGGGCCTCTTCACCGCCACCATCGAGCAGATGTGCGCGCGCGACGGCTCCGACACGCATTTCGTGATCGGTGAAGTCTTCCGCGCGATGAACACAAAGATGCAGGATCGCGGCGCGGCTAATCTCCGCCCGTGGGCCGATGTCTTCCCTTATGTGAATGGCGGGTTGTTTTCCGGAAGCACCGATGTGCCGCGCTTCAGCAAGATCGCGCGCTCCTACCTGATCCATATCGGCCATCTCGACTGGACGAAAATCAACCCGGACATCTTCGGCTCGATGATCCAGGCCGTCGCGGAGGACGAGGAACGCGGCGCGCTCGGCATGCACTACACGAGCGTTCCGAACATCCTGAAGGTGCTCAACCCGCTCTTCCTCGACGATCTGCGCGAGAAGCTTGCCGAGGCCGGAACGAACAAACGCAAGCTCCAGAATTTGCGAAACCGCCTCGCGCGTATCCGCGTGTTCGATCCGGCTTGCGGCTCCGGCAACTTCCTCGTCATCGCCTACAAGCAGTTGCGCGAGATCGAACGCCGTATCGTGGTGGCGCTTCAGGGCGGCGCGGCGACGGACGAGGCGTTACTCGACACGGTGAATTTTCCCGGCGAGAAGACGGTGATCCCTCTCACCAACTTTCGCGGCATCGAGATCAGAGACTTCCCCGCCGAGATCGCGCGGCTCGCGCTCGTTATCGCCGAATATCAGTGCGACGTGCTCTATCGCGGTCAGAAGGAAGCGTTGCAGGATTTCCTGCCGCTCGACACTGAGAACTGGATTGTCCGTGAAAATGCTCTCCGGCTCGACTGGCTAAGCATTTGTCCGCCTACGGGAACAGGCGTGAAATTTCACGCGGACGATCTTTTGCACACGCCGCTCGATCAGTCGCAGATCGACTTCGAGAACGAGGGCGGGGAGACGTACATTTGTGGAAACCCGCCTTATCGAGGGAGCCAATGGCAGACGAATGAGCAGAAGTCCGATCTGAAAGCCATTTTCGAGGGACGCACAACCAACTGGAAGTCTCTCGATTATGTGGCTGGCTGGTTCATGAAGGCGGCGGACTACGGAACTAAAACCAACGCTGTCGCATCTTTCGTGTCCACCAATTCCATCTGCCAGGGCCGACAGGTCGAAACTCTATGGTCTCTTATTTTCGAGACTGGGCATGAGATTGCCTTTGCCCATACCTCGTTCAAATGGGCCAATCTCGCCAGCCACAGCGCCGGTGTTACCGTTGTCATCGTTGGCATTTCCAATCACACTGGCCGAACGCGGCTCCTGTTCTCCGATACCGGCGATAACGGGACGACCGTCAAAGATGTTGAGAACATCAACGCCTATTTGGTGCCAGGTCCGAATGTCATCGTTGGTCCGCTTTCACGGCCGATCAACGGCCTAAGTGACATGAGTTTCGGCAACATGCCTAACGATGGCGGGCATTTGTTGCTCGATGCTGACGAAGCGGCAACCGCTATCAAGAATCATGCCGTCCCCCCAAAATACGTTCGCCCCTTTATCGGCTCACAGGAGTTCGTCCGAGGGATCGAGCGACGATGCATTTGGGTGGCTGACAACGAATATGAGGCCGCCAGTGGAAATGCTTGGCTGAAAGAGCGGTTTGAAGGTGTTTGTGCGCAACGAAGCGGATCGGGTCGCGCAACGACCAATGCACTTGCTGTAACACCCTACCGTTTTGGCGAAGTCAGACAGAAGGGCGACGAGGCCGTTATCGCCGTCGCTGCAATCAGTTCAGAGAACCGCGATTATCTGCCATGCGGGTTGCTTCCTCCCGGAACCATAATCTCAAACAAATGCTACGCCCTCTACGACGCGCCCCTCTGGAACATGGCGTTGATCGCCTCACGCCTGCATTGGGTTTGGATTGGCACGGTTTGTGTGCGCTTGGAGATGCGTTTCTCTTACTCAAACACCCTCGGCTGGAACACCTTCCCGGTCCCAACACTCACTGAAAAGAACAAAGCCGACCTTACCCGCTGCGCCGAAGACATCCTTCTGGCGCGCGAGGCGCATTTCCCCGCCACCATCGCCGATCTTTACGATCCCGAAAACATGCCCGCGAACCTGCGCGAGGCGCATGAGCGCAACGACGAGGTGCTTGAGCGCATCTATATCGGCCGCCGCTTCCGCAACGACACCGAGCGGCTGGAAAAGCTGTTCGAGATGTATACAAAAATGACCTCCTCACTTGGTACGGCAAAGAAAAGAAAGGTGGGTGCACCATGA
- a CDS encoding threonine transporter, translating into MVTAAFVATSAMVLLMPGPTNTMLAASGATLGWRKAALLPVAEAMGYAVAISIFALFASIAKNDAAAMTALRLVAAVWLLHTALHLWRTPFASATTRPREAFARVFVTTLLNPKAMLVGTVLIPADAAMTSLWIATFVSLSTLAGYVWMLAGSLVPFGLRRHAYKATSVILGGFSIAAAAGAFVPGV; encoded by the coding sequence ATGGTCACAGCGGCCTTCGTGGCGACATCGGCCATGGTCCTTCTTATGCCGGGACCGACCAACACGATGTTGGCGGCGTCCGGCGCGACGCTTGGATGGCGCAAGGCCGCGCTCCTGCCCGTGGCCGAAGCGATGGGCTATGCGGTCGCCATCTCGATTTTTGCCCTTTTTGCCTCGATCGCGAAGAACGACGCTGCGGCTATGACCGCCCTCAGGCTTGTCGCCGCGGTCTGGCTGCTCCACACGGCGCTCCATTTGTGGAGGACGCCCTTCGCAAGCGCTACGACGCGGCCGCGCGAAGCCTTCGCCCGTGTATTCGTGACGACGCTGCTCAATCCAAAGGCCATGCTCGTCGGAACCGTTCTCATCCCTGCCGACGCCGCAATGACGAGTCTGTGGATTGCCACGTTTGTCTCTCTCTCAACGCTGGCCGGCTATGTGTGGATGCTCGCGGGCTCCCTCGTTCCGTTCGGGCTTCGGCGGCACGCATACAAAGCGACGTCCGTCATCCTTGGCGGATTTTCGATTGCGGCGGCGGCTGGCGCATTTGTGCCAGGCGTTTAG
- a CDS encoding ferritin-like domain-containing protein: MAEDAERAKDVFITGLQNAHALENQALELMNRQVERIENYPDIKAKLQQHIDETHGQIERLEKILEQRGQSRSVLKDNLLSITGNMAAITHAFTQDEIIKNSIANFAFENFEIASYKSLLELADLTGQAEAKQPLEQSLREEEQMALWLDQHLPQVTSTYLHRYAANEKAGL; the protein is encoded by the coding sequence ATGGCAGAAGACGCAGAACGCGCAAAAGACGTTTTCATTACCGGCCTTCAAAATGCACACGCGCTCGAAAATCAGGCTCTGGAACTGATGAACAGGCAGGTCGAGCGCATCGAGAACTATCCGGACATCAAGGCTAAGCTGCAACAGCATATCGACGAGACGCACGGGCAAATCGAGCGGCTGGAAAAGATCCTCGAACAGCGCGGGCAGAGCAGATCGGTTTTGAAGGATAATCTTCTCTCAATCACCGGCAACATGGCCGCGATAACGCACGCTTTCACGCAGGACGAGATCATCAAGAACTCGATTGCGAACTTCGCGTTCGAGAATTTCGAAATCGCGTCCTACAAGTCGCTGCTGGAGCTTGCCGACCTCACCGGGCAGGCAGAAGCGAAGCAGCCGCTTGAACAATCGCTGCGTGAGGAAGAGCAGATGGCTCTGTGGCTCGATCAGCACCTTCCGCAGGTGACATCGACCTACCTTCACCGCTACGCGGCGAACGAGAAGGCCGGGCTTTAG
- a CDS encoding nucleotidyltransferase family protein, with protein MEKGLVLQRLRDQEAELREFGVKSLSVFGSVARGDESDESDIDLAVIFDPSQTPRGLAYFGLLERLQGRLAETLGRDVDLVPEPTAKSSLQNEIDRDRVVAF; from the coding sequence ATGGAGAAAGGCCTTGTCCTTCAAAGACTGCGCGATCAGGAGGCCGAGCTGCGCGAGTTCGGCGTGAAGAGCCTGTCTGTGTTTGGATCGGTGGCACGCGGCGATGAGAGCGACGAGTCCGATATCGACCTTGCTGTGATCTTCGACCCCTCGCAAACGCCACGCGGCCTTGCCTATTTCGGGCTTCTGGAGCGCTTGCAGGGGCGGCTTGCGGAGACATTGGGGCGCGATGTCGATCTCGTGCCTGAACCTACGGCCAAATCATCTCTCCAGAACGAGATAGACCGTGACCGCGTCGTCGCGTTCTAA
- a CDS encoding NAD-dependent deacylase — protein sequence MPHKSRGGASTRTRYNNIVILTGAGLSAESGLHTFRDKDGIWAQYDYREVATPEGYKRNPKLVLQFYNERRRQNADVQPNAAHRALARLEAEYPGDVLIVTQNIDPLHEMAGSKKLVHMHGELMKALCSACASRHAIHHDITLKSVCPSCGRTGVLRPDVVWFGELPYQMERIYRAILGCELFISIGTSGTVYPAAGFVEEALRVGAHTLELNLEPSHGISRFIDAIHGPATEVVPAYVERLLAAARSA from the coding sequence ATGCCGCACAAGTCAAGGGGAGGCGCTTCAACGCGAACCCGCTATAACAACATCGTCATCCTGACAGGCGCGGGGCTTTCGGCGGAATCGGGTCTCCATACCTTTCGCGACAAGGACGGCATCTGGGCACAATACGATTACCGCGAGGTCGCGACGCCCGAGGGCTACAAACGCAACCCGAAGCTCGTGCTGCAATTCTATAACGAGCGGCGCAGGCAGAACGCAGACGTTCAGCCCAACGCGGCGCATCGGGCCCTCGCACGCCTCGAAGCGGAGTATCCCGGCGACGTGCTGATCGTGACACAGAACATCGATCCGCTGCACGAGATGGCCGGTTCGAAAAAGCTCGTGCACATGCACGGGGAACTCATGAAGGCGCTGTGTTCGGCCTGCGCGTCGCGCCACGCGATCCATCATGACATCACGCTGAAAAGCGTCTGCCCGTCCTGCGGGCGAACCGGGGTGTTGCGTCCCGATGTCGTCTGGTTCGGCGAACTGCCCTACCAGATGGAGCGCATCTATCGGGCGATTCTCGGTTGCGAGCTGTTCATTTCCATCGGCACCAGCGGGACGGTGTATCCCGCCGCCGGTTTCGTGGAGGAGGCGCTTCGCGTCGGCGCGCATACGCTGGAACTCAATCTCGAGCCCTCGCACGGCATCAGCCGCTTCATTGACGCGATCCACGGCCCGGCTACCGAGGTCGTACCCGCCTATGTTGAGCGCCTGCTTGCCGCTGCGCGGTCGGCGTGA
- a CDS encoding HepT-like ribonuclease domain-containing protein: protein MTASSHSNTARNLAQVVENIDVIEAYVAGLEESAFLADAKTRDAVERCLQRLIEALDRIRKRGDENIIPGLPWTGIQGLGNRLRHEYDAIDGVQIWAIVKEDLPSLKTAALKALKGFG from the coding sequence GTGACCGCGTCGTCGCATTCTAACACCGCACGCAACCTCGCTCAGGTCGTCGAGAACATCGACGTCATTGAGGCCTATGTCGCAGGTCTCGAAGAGAGCGCCTTCCTAGCCGACGCAAAAACGAGAGATGCCGTCGAGCGCTGTCTGCAACGGCTCATCGAAGCCCTTGATAGGATCCGCAAGCGCGGCGATGAAAACATCATCCCCGGCTTGCCATGGACAGGAATTCAGGGCCTCGGCAACCGCCTGCGTCACGAATATGACGCCATAGACGGTGTCCAGATCTGGGCGATCGTAAAGGAGGATCTACCCTCCCTCAAAACGGCAGCGTTGAAAGCTCTGAAGGGGTTTGGATAA